TAATCAGCAATTAGGAGGTAAAAAAGATTGTATAAAAAATAACCAAATACCATTCCGTAATCGAAACGTCTGGCACCTTCGTCTTATCAAggtataaaaaaacaaaaacaaaggacAGCATGCAGCCGTTAGATTAGTCGGCCTCCATTTTCCTATTTCGCAACGACAGCTACCGGGTGCTCCTTGGCGCTATTGCATGAAAGATTGAAACCCTTCATCTCCTATGTTCAACGCttcgtaataaaaaaaaccggttgaATCGCTGGCTCACGTTTGGCCGAAAACGATTatttccctcctcctcctcctccgttcgTCTCGTGTTTGCTGATGTACAGTTTGACGCTGTACGGTGCGCGATTAATCgtcttgtttttgtgttttagtttatttgaTTCGTTAATCTCTTGCTGATAGTGATACGTACTATAGTAGGAGAGATGATTGGATGAGCGCACAGCAAAGCATGTGCCTATAGGCGTCGCAGTAAATCTGTGGTCAGTTCCACCGTGACTTGGAATGATGAGATAATTCATTAGACGTACCGACTAATATAAGATTTCTATGAACACACATGCTATGTTATCAACTGCAAAATGTCATTCTgcggtttcgtttgtttttttgtactTCATTGCGCTAGCCATAATTACAACGCTAATGCCAAAATGATTTATTATAAAGGTCACCGCCGTTCGCACTGAATGCCGGTGTATGGGTTTATCcacctttttggttttgtgttgaaTTAGCAAAACCTAATCGCGTCTATGTACCGATCGTGTACTGTCCTGTCCCTTTACGAGACTCTTCCATAAGATATACTATATCTTAACGGGGAGAAAGGAGTCTGACAGTACTCGGTAGAGCACCCTTGACGGGCTCGCCAGTGATTGTTCGAGATAAAGCAAATCATGTGAAAGGAACAGTCGAATCCTTTCTAGCCGAATAGAACGAGCGTCCCGCGATCGTGCCtttgctcgctcactctcaaCTGGACCGACGACAAAGCATATCTCAAATCTGTGCGTTCCCGTCCCAAAACGTGTCCAAAAGTTTCAGATGTGCCGCCGGAGAAAGTGTTTAATAAGTTTGAAGAGACGCTCGTATTTACCGGCAGACAAACCGCCTCCGACGAAGCCGACTGAGGTTGAGGTGCTGAGGTCGACACTTTCCATCATCAGATCATCTTCGGAGGCTACCGGGCGTCCGATGGTAGCACGAATTAACAAAccaccgcggccaccgccgccaccaccatccggtaCATCGTTACCGATTGCGGTGCGGTAGCTTTCGATCTTGATAATCCGCGAGGTATTTTCATCAATTTCATTCACGGCTACGCGGTGGCGCGGGCTGCACTgcaactgcttctgctgccgttgatcATCGATCAGTggggacgaggacgatgagcgTCGAGTGCGGGGACTTGTCCGCGATAGCTCTGTTGGAAGTTCGGGAACAATGGGCTGGAAGCGGTAGCTGCTCTCTTCACCATCGACcgccgacgaagacgacggcgcTGTCGTGACGATCGTTGACGTTGCCGTGGGTATGATGGCTGCGGCAGCGGCCGAAGCGGCCACCGAAACGATACTCTCGTGAACTCCACCGTTCGCGAAAAGACTAGAGGAAGAAGGTGGCGTCACCGTGGTACCATTAAggcgctttctgagaattccATTCTCTAGCTCCTCGTCTGATTGGTTTAGCTCGCGGGTAAGACTCTGCAGTGTTTGCGTCGCGTGCTGAATGCTGAAGGTACTACTGGTAGTCAAAGGCGCGTTATTCCGTGGGTCTGGGTGCGATAGCATGAGACGATTATGGTGTTCACcgctcaacagcaacatcggATCGGGTGACGCTTCGCGATCGGAGGAAAAGTTGGAATCATTCGAACTTTCCTCCTGGTTCATCAGATGATTCGTCGTCGTACTGAGGATACTATTGAATGTTTTCAAGGGTTAGACTCTCCAGTCATACCATACCACCGCGCCTCGACTAACCATGAGGTTAGGTGGCGAGGCGAGTTTCAAAGTGTTCGATAATGTTTCACTTACCTAGAATCAACCGTCATGTTTGGATCACTGGAGCGACGTGCCAAAGCACTCGCAATTCCTCCTCCATTGGCACTGTCGGGGCCGTTGATGACTTCCTTGATGTCACTGTAGGAGCGCGTCTTTGTCATGGAACCACTACCATTCTGCTCTGCTGACCCCACCGCCTGTCCTGGACCGGTACCGTTAACGACAGGGCCAAGGCTACCgctatcaccaccatcaccagcggtTGAGCTATCGCCTCCAGTAGAGGCAGCAATCGGAACGGCTGTAACGGAGGGTCCGGTGAGCGCTCCCGCTCCCGGGTAGTCCTCGGAGGAACTGggttgctgctgaccaccacccCAGCTGCCAAGGTACACCTCGGTCCAGAGGCGCAGATCGCGAACATTGTGTGCCGGCCAAAGCACTCGCTCCCGGTTCGGCACGTACAGATGGTTCTTGTAGATCGGTCCAGAGAGGAACGGCCACACGGAGAATGTCCGATCGGGGACGCTGTTCTCCTGGCGTTCCTTCACCGTGTTGCAAAGGAACGTCCCAAACAGGCACGAGTGCGAGTGTTGCGCTAGTTTGATCTGGAAAGAGATGAAAATTCGTTGTATGTGTGATCGTGAAGATGGTGAGAAAAAAGGTCCTGCTCCTACTTACCAGGTAGCCCATGTCGAACTCAAAGCTGCACGGAAACTGTCGGTGGATCTGGTGGACACAGTCGAGCCACTGCAGAAACACTGGGCAGCGCTCGTTGGTTTCGTCGGAGCCGGGACCGTGCCCGCACCGATCGGCAAACTTGTGCCCGAAGCTAAGCCACTCGCGCTCCACCAGCACCCGGAAGCCCTCGATCGTGCGATAGTACGGATCGAGACAGAGCTGAGCCGTGGCAACGATCTGCGGTGTTCGATCCCATCCATCCGAGCAGTGCACCAACACCGGACGACCGTTTCGCTCGATCGCATGACAAACAACCATGGACGCGGCCAGCAAACCCGACAAATGCTGTAACCAAAGCGTACGTTCCAGCAAACCGAGCCAACtaaagcgaacgaaggaaagaaaacaaaatgaaagagAGATCAGTTAAAGATTGCGCCCTCCGGTTGTGACTTGTTGGCATTATCCGCATTCCGTCAACTCACTTTGGAATGTCCGCCTGCGAGGCACACAGTTGCCGTAGCGCATGGAAACTCTTCCGTATCACGTGGATATTGCCGAGGCTCATGAACTGAATCTCGGCACTCGGGTAGTACTCGGCACATTCGCAGCCACCACCGCGTGCCCGGTTCGTCACTGCCGACGTGTACGATCGTGCATCGACGATCAGAATCTTCTTCGGCTCATCCATCTCCACCTCCTCGTGGCTACCCTCGGGACTAGCTGGTggactgctggtgctaccTTCGGTCGAGGCTTCCGAGCTGTGTCTCGTCCGCGTGTGTGCCGGCCGCGTACCATCGCTGCCACGATCCTGCGTACCACGATCGAACGAGCAGGCATCGGAGAGCGCCTTTAGCAGCTGTTCATCCTTCGAGTTGCGCCATCCAAGCCAACCCACTTCCGGTTGGCTGCAGCGAGCAATAACGGCACCGGTCCGCTGATGCCGCCACACGACGGCCGGAATGCGCCGTGAGCTACGAAAGCTGGCCACGTTCTGTAGCGTATCATCGGAGATACAGGCCGGTACGAGCAGTAACCGTGGGTAAGACGGGCACAGCTTAAAATCCGCATTCGCCTGGCTAATGCGCCACGCACCCTGCAGATCGAACTGTAACCGTTCGGCCTCCCGCCGAAAGTCATCATCTAGCGAGCCGTCACGCTGCAACCGACCGGCCCACTCGTTGTCCTGGTTGAGCGTCGGTGATTCGGAAGCCCAGGCGTGAAACGGAAACGCAAACAGGGCTTCGAGCGTTTCCGGTACACCGATCGAAAGCGTTATCCGCCGGTTCCACTCACTGCACTGCTCCGAGGTGGCAAACGAGCATCTGTAACGGTAAACCATTGGATTCATTAGGTtgtctttgcttcttctttgcgGTGTTTCGGTAGGATCTCTTACTTCACCGTACTAGCGTCCTTGCAGTTGATGATGAGGTGAAACAGATCGCGCACCTGCGTCGATTCGATCAGACCAAGCGGTACAGATACCTCCGCACCGGTGCTGCTCTTCTGCAGAAACAACCGATAGTTGGACAGGGCCAGTATGCCGTCATCGGTTCCACCCAGATACCGAACCGATTCACCGTCCACtgttggaggaggaagaaatcAAGGAAAACCATCATATCTGTAAGGATCGATCGAGGCTAGAGGATAGGCAGTGAGCGAGTACTTACGATGCACGAAGCGTGCGCAGAgcgtttcctcttccttctcgagGATTGGCTTTGGGAAGAGCTCCGCTGCCTTCACCATGCACATCGACGATTGCGGGGAACCGTCGCCACCTGAACCCTCCATGATCTGTAAATAGAAAAATGGAGAACACAGAGAAAATGTTAGAAGAGGCCGATACTGGACAAACAACGAgcaagcgaagaagcgaagacgaagacaTCGACGAGCAGAAGTGCACTTCCTACTACTACTCTCCTTATCATTCGCTGTCACTGACGTCAATGTATATGCCGGAAGAGATCAcactcgaaagagagagagaggaagaaacaaGACAATCGAAGATGAGGAGCCAGCTATCCAAACATACTCATCTCTTCTGTCTCGGATGCTTGGAGAACATCCGGATTATCGTCAGCATGGCCTAGTTGGCGGCCATGGGCACACTCTGTCGATCACATGATGTGATCGGGTCATCAGATCACGGCAGGGGTGTGATTACACAGGGTCATCACATATGAAGCACCCACGAAGGGGGTACCGGTAGA
The sequence above is a segment of the Anopheles darlingi chromosome 2, idAnoDarlMG_H_01, whole genome shotgun sequence genome. Coding sequences within it:
- the LOC125949700 gene encoding uncharacterized protein LOC125949700 isoform X2, encoding MEGSGGDGSPQSSMCMVKAAELFPKPILEKEEETLCARFVHLDGESVRYLGGTDDGILALSNYRLFLQKSSTGAEVSVPLGLIESTQVRDLFHLIINCKDASTVKCSFATSEQCSEWNRRITLSIGVPETLEALFAFPFHAWASESPTLNQDNEWAGRLQRDGSLDDDFRREAERLQFDLQGAWRISQANADFKLCPSYPRLLLVPACISDDTLQNVASFRSSRRIPAVVWRHQRTGAVIARCSQPEVGWLGWRNSKDEQLLKALSDACSFDRGTQDRGSDGTRPAHTRTRHSSEASTEGSTSSPPASPEGSHEEVEMDEPKKILIVDARSYTSAVTNRARGGGCECAEYYPSAEIQFMSLGNIHVIRKSFHALRQLCASQADIPNWLGLLERTLWLQHLSGLLAASMVVCHAIERNGRPVLVHCSDGWDRTPQIVATAQLCLDPYYRTIEGFRVLVEREWLSFGHKFADRCGHGPGSDETNERCPVFLQWLDCVHQIHRQFPCSFEFDMGYLIKLAQHSHSCLFGTFLCNTVKERQENSVPDRTFSVWPFLSGPIYKNHLYVPNRERVLWPAHNVRDLRLWTEVYLGSWGGGQQQPSSSEDYPGAGALTGPSVTAVPIAASTGGDSSTAGDGGDSGSLGPVVNGTGPGQAVGSAEQNGSGSMTKTRSYSDIKEVINGPDSANGGGIASALARRSSDPNMTVDSSILSTTTNHLMNQEESSNDSNFSSDREASPDPMLLLSGEHHNRLMLSHPDPRNNAPLTTSSTFSIQHATQTLQSLTRELNQSDEELENGILRKRLNGTTVTPPSSSSLFANGGVHESIVSVAASAAAAAIIPTATSTIVTTAPSSSSAVDGEESSYRFQPIVPELPTELSRTSPRTRRSSSSSPLIDDQRQQKQLQCSPRHRVAVNEIDENTSRIIKIESYRTAIGNDVPDGGGGGGRGGLLIRATIGRPVASEDDLMMESVDLSTSTSVGFVGGGLSADSTIGASPSPNGLEVSGTSSSLSQNLWHGSIETSTDTLVPMDQYQPQGTTDHHHHHHRAPVTSHTLSDVADEEVRSMHEGRHQLTTQPVGDAKGTSIRLGVGSGSSDQHHQQHAARRLTGLIAMNGGESNRQPPVVTDVPKDDASGDYYTAKTQTDDSNGCDFNSDSQDYDRELLNQPSSMFNAGGRSYVAGFSVPPNTDQIDHPSLDRHVTDDRGGGGASRGDTILPSIASQSNSNDSCKVKANNSTTPPSMLSSMMMAMDESIIIQPQFQQLEINGNGGKHHGNTVTTLAADGGGYAGSTAATTGSLLQQQQLLLQQKERRRRHSSNSKADLMSPIKPTNGSISPSATHSRFSTPGARSLPLTPPSVPYAADRPPVATFSCPDGLAHALSEQNLRLQQIVYEHRQREEALQRELYATRLALLKKTCQHCCSSSVQQHYGNEDPVPVTNLSISSVASSLLATASSTITTTTTATATGTGMSATAAAVVATIVTGCGCGSNSSEPYASNSISASRTIHRCRRFGQESVAQQNHPLPFFINQLLAASPMEATRSPPEVIEPPLVDSAPAPCWSSAHCQLILFSEDEENYGSLSSPSREEKNESPTIIRGAEEEERRLREEFLKHHRLFTHTSRVCRTIRRFLERTKQKRRQWTPVGTLEVVDDRDEIKAHHHIDSDYYGDDDSDDSEELAMELEVVRGKASKGSVPLRSRPCQQVLHRVGGGIGGGGGNYDNDDALDENLSSQLMVDSMNENASNCSWEAVDDRSAPSSGANSSQQMQYSSSGVGTSASVLWVPDHAVTRCTSCQMEFTLCRRKHHCRSCGQIFCAECSEYTAHLPDERLYQPVRLCGPCYQRISTITMATTSNNVPTVQHQYPSSSSCAASANQTHGGGTNSNSGGAATTSSMSIANGGSAFHTQRMLLPGGISVAHSLMATECKQQAVNGSVAGGESGVSSRVGDVACCKANATATASN
- the LOC125949700 gene encoding myotubularin-related protein 3 isoform X5, whose amino-acid sequence is MGLKFLLFTSQQQQQQRRNLRKARKIMEGSGGDGSPQSSMCMVKAAELFPKPILEKEEETLCARFVHLDGESVRYLGGTDDGILALSNYRLFLQKSSTGAEVSVPLGLIESTQVRDLFHLIINCKDASTVKCSFATSEQCSEWNRRITLSIGVPETLEALFAFPFHAWASESPTLNQDNEWAGRLQRDGSLDDDFRREAERLQFDLQGAWRISQANADFKLCPSYPRLLLVPACISDDTLQNVASFRSSRRIPAVVWRHQRTGAVIARCSQPEVGWLGWRNSKDEQLLKALSDACSFDRGTQDRGSDGTRPAHTRTRHSSEASTEGSTSSPPASPEGSHEEVEMDEPKKILIVDARSYTSAVTNRARGGGCECAEYYPSAEIQFMSLGNIHVIRKSFHALRQLCASQADIPNWLGLLERTLWLQHLSGLLAASMVVCHAIERNGRPVLVHCSDGWDRTPQIVATAQLCLDPYYRTIEGFRVLVEREWLSFGHKFADRCGHGPGSDETNERCPVFLQWLDCVHQIHRQFPCSFEFDMGYLIKLAQHSHSCLFGTFLCNTVKERQENSVPDRTFSVWPFLSGPIYKNHLYVPNRERVLWPAHNVRDLRLWTEVYLGSWGGGQQQPSSSEDYPGAGALTGPSVTAVPIAASTGGDSSTAGDGGDSGSLGPVVNGTGPGQAVGSAEQNGSGSMTKTRSYSDIKEVINGPDSANGGGIASALARRSSDPNMTVDSSILSTTTNHLMNQEESSNDSNFSSDREASPDPMLLLSGEHHNRLMLSHPDPRNNAPLTTSSTFSIQHATQTLQSLTRELNQSDEELENGILRKRLNGTTVTPPSSSSLFANGGVHESIVSVAASAAAAAIIPTATSTIVTTAPSSSSAVDGEESSYRFQPIVPELPTELSRTSPRTRRSSSSSPLIDDQRQQKQLQCSPRHRVAVNEIDENTSRIIKIESYRTAIGNDVPDGGGGGGRGGLLIRATIGRPVASEDDLMMESVDLSTSTSVGFVGGGLSADSTIGASPSPNGLEVSGTSSSLSQNLWHGSIETSTDTLVPMDQYQPQGTTDHHHHHHRAPVTSHTLSDVADEEVRSMHEGRHQLTTQPVGDAKGTSIRLGVGSGSSDQHHQQHAARRLTGLIAMNGGESNRQPPVVTDVPKDDASGDYYTAKTQTDDSNGCDFNSDSQDYDRELLNQPSSMFNAGGRSYVAGFSVPPNTDQIDHPSLDRHVTDDRGGGGASRGDTILPSIASQSNSNDSCKVKANNSTTPPSMLSSMMMAMDESIIIQPQFQQLEINGNGGKHHGNTVTTLAADGGGYAGSTAATTGSLLQQQQLLLQQKERRRRHSSNSKADLMSPIKPTNGSISPSATHSRFSTPGARSLPLTPPSVPYAADRPPVATFSCPDGLAHALSEQNLRLQQIVYEHRQREEALQRELYATRLALLKKTCQHCCSSSVQQHYGNEDPIVFGCDHDQQLLSIPPLL
- the LOC125949700 gene encoding myotubularin-related protein 4 isoform X3 encodes the protein MGLKFLLFTSQQQQQQRRNLRKARKIMEGSGGDGSPQSSMCMVKAAELFPKPILEKEEETLCARFVHLDGESVRYLGGTDDGILALSNYRLFLQKSSTGAEVSVPLGLIESTQVRDLFHLIINCKDASTVKCSFATSEQCSEWNRRITLSIGVPETLEALFAFPFHAWASESPTLNQDNEWAGRLQRDGSLDDDFRREAERLQFDLQGAWRISQANADFKLCPSYPRLLLVPACISDDTLQNVASFRSSRRIPAVVWRHQRTGAVIARCSQPEVGWLGWRNSKDEQLLKALSDACSFDRGTQDRGSDGTRPAHTRTRHSSEASTEGSTSSPPASPEGSHEEVEMDEPKKILIVDARSYTSAVTNRARGGGCECAEYYPSAEIQFMSLGNIHVIRKSFHALRQLCASQADIPNWLGLLERTLWLQHLSGLLAASMVVCHAIERNGRPVLVHCSDGWDRTPQIVATAQLCLDPYYRTIEGFRVLVEREWLSFGHKFADRCGHGPGSDETNERCPVFLQWLDCVHQIHRQFPCSFEFDMGYLIKLAQHSHSCLFGTFLCNTVKERQENSVPDRTFSVWPFLSGPIYKNHLYVPNRERVLWPAHNVRDLRLWTEVYLGSWGGGQQQPSSSEDYPGAGALTGPSVTAVPIAASTGGDSSTAGDGGDSGSLGPVVNGTGPGQAVGSAEQNGSGSMTKTRSYSDIKEVINGPDSANGGGIASALARRSSDPNMTVDSSILSTTTNHLMNQEESSNDSNFSSDREASPDPMLLLSGEHHNRLMLSHPDPRNNAPLTTSSTFSIQHATQTLQSLTRELNQSDEELENGILRKRLNGTTVTPPSSSSLFANGGVHESIVSVAASAAAAAIIPTATSTIVTTAPSSSSAVDGEESSYRFQPIVPELPTELSRTSPRTRRSSSSSPLIDDQRQQKQLQCSPRHRVAVNEIDENTSRIIKIESYRTAIGNDVPDGGGGGGRGGLLIRATIGRPVASEDDLMMESVDLSTSTSVGFVGGGLSADSTIGASPSPNGLEVSGTSSSLSQNLWHGSIETSTDTLVPMDQYQPQGTTDHHHHHHRAPVTSHTLSDVADEEVRSMHEGRHQLTTQPVGDAKGTSIRLGVGSGSSDQHHQQHAARRLTGLIAMNGGESNRQPPVVTDVPKDDASGDYYTAKTQTDDSNGCDFNSDSQDYDRELLNQPSSMFNAGGRSYVAGFSVPPNTDQIDHPSLDRHVTDDRGGGGASRGDTILPSIASQSNSNDSCKVKANNSTTPPSMLSSMMMAMDESIIIQPQFQQLEINGNGGKHHGNTVTTLAADGGGYAGSTAATTGSLLQQQQLLLQQKERRRRHSSNSKADLMSPIKPTNGSISPSATHSRFSTPGARSLPLTPPSVPYAADRPPVATFSCPDGLAHALSEQNLRLQQIVYEHRQREEALQRELYATRLALLKKTCQHCCSSSVQQHYGNEDPMVDSMNENASNCSWEAVDDRSAPSSGANSSQQMQYSSSGVGTSASVLWVPDHAVTRCTSCQMEFTLCRRKHHCRSCGQIFCAECSEYTAHLPDERLYQPVRLCGPCYQRISTITMATTSNNVPTVQHQYPSSSSCAASANQTHGGGTNSNSGGAATTSSMSIANGGSAFHTQRMLLPGGISVAHSLMATECKQQAVNGSVAGGESGVSSRVGDVACCKANATATASN
- the LOC125949700 gene encoding uncharacterized protein LOC125949700 isoform X4, which codes for MGLKFLLFTSQQQQQQRRNLRKARKIMEGSGGDGSPQSSMCMVKAAELFPKPILEKEEETLCARFVHLDGESVRYLGGTDDGILALSNYRLFLQKSSTGAEVSVPLGLIESTQVRDLFHLIINCKDASTVKCSFATSEQCSEWNRRITLSIGVPETLEALFAFPFHAWASESPTLNQDNEWAGRLQRDGSLDDDFRREAERLQFDLQGAWRISQANADFKLCPSYPRLLLVPACISDDTLQNVASFRSSRRIPAVVWRHQRTGAVIARCSQPEVGWLGWRNSKDEQLLKALSDACSFDRGTQDRGSDGTRPAHTRTRHSSEASTEGSTSSPPASPEGSHEEVEMDEPKKILIVDARSYTSAVTNRARGGGCECAEYYPSAEIQFMSLGNIHVIRKSFHALRQLCASQADIPNWLGLLERTLWLQHLSGLLAASMVVCHAIERNGRPVLVHCSDGWDRTPQIVATAQLCLDPYYRTIEGFRVLVEREWLSFGHKFADRCGHGPGSDETNERCPVFLQWLDCVHQIHRQFPCSFEFDMGYLIKLAQHSHSCLFGTFLCNTVKERQENSVPDRTFSVWPFLSGPIYKNHLYVPNRERVLWPAHNVRDLRLWTEVYLGSWGGGQQQPSSSEDYPGAGALTGPSVTAVPIAASTGGDSSTAGDGGDSGSLGPVVNGTGPGQAVGSAEQNGSGSMTKTRSYSDIKEVINGPDSANGGGIASALARRSSDPNMTVDSSILSTTTNHLMNQEESSNDSNFSSDREASPDPMLLLSGEHHNRLMLSHPDPRNNAPLTTSSTFSIQHATQTLQSLTRELNQSDEELENGILRKRLNGTTVTPPSSSSLFANGGVHESIVSVAASAAAAAIIPTATSTIVTTAPSSSSAVDGEESSYRFQPIVPELPTELSRTSPRTRRSSSSSPLIDDQRQQKQLQCSPRHRVAVNEIDENTSRIIKIESYRTAIGNDVPDGGGGGGRGGLLIRATIGRPVASEDDLMMESVDLSTSTSVGFVGGGLSADSTIGASPSPNGLEVSGTSSSLSQNLWHGSIETSTDTLVPMDQYQPQGTTDHHHHHHRAPVTSHTLSDVADEEVRSMHEGRHQLTTQPVGDAKGTSIRLGVGSGSSDQHHQQHAARRLTGLIAMNGGESNRQPPVVTDVPKDDASGDYYTAKTQTDDSNGCDFNSDSQDYDRELLNQPSSMFNAGGRSYVAGFSVPPNTDQIDHPSLDRHVTDDRGGGGASRGDTILPSIASQSNSNDSCKVKANNSTTPPSMLSSMMMAMDESIIIQPQFQQLEINGNGGKHHGNTVTTLAADGGGYAGSTAATTGSLLQQQQLLLQQKERRRRHSSNSKADLMSPIKPTNGSISPSATHSRFSTPGARSLPLTPPSVPYAADRPPVATFSCPDGLAHALSEQNLRLQQIVYEHRQREEALQRELYATRLALLKKTCQHCCSSSVQQHYGNEDPVPVTNLSISSVASSLLATASSTITTTTTATATGTGMSATAAAVVATIVTGCGCGSNSSEPYASNSISASRTIHRCRRFGQESVAQQNHPLPFFINQLLAASPMEATRSPPEVIEPPLVDSAPAPCWSSAHCQLILFSEDEENYGSLSSPSREEKNESPTIIRGAEEEERRLREEFLKHHRLFTHTSRVCRTIRRFLERTKQKRRQWTPVDG